Below is a window of Mesomycoplasma bovoculi M165/69 DNA.
ATTGATAAAAGCAAAGGTAATTTTCAAGATTTAGCTCGCAAATCTCGTTATGAATTTTTTGCAAAAGTTTACAAAAAATATAAGTGCAATTATTTATTAACTGGACATCACAAAGATGATTTTATTGAAACGGTAATGTTGCAAAAAAACAAACACAAAATTGTTAATTATTGGGGAATTGCTCGTAAAAGTCAAAATTTTGGAATGCAAATTTATAGACCATTAATTTACAAAAAATTTAAAAATCAAATTGTTAAATTTTTACAAAAAAATAATATTAAATTTTTTGAAGATCAAAGCAATTTTGAGCCAATATATGAACGCAATAAAATACGAGCTGATTTTGCAAAAAAGTCTATATTTTACAAGCAGTTTTTTTTGTGAAAATATCAATTTTTGAACTTGTTTAAAACAACTCGTTTACTTTGGTGAAATTTTCAGTTAAATAGATGAGAAAAAAACAATTACAAGTGCGGTTTTTTAAACAAAATTAAACAAAAAAAGACACTTATTTATTTTTTTATACAAAAAAATTTTGAAAATGTAAATTTAACTGAAAATAAAATACAATCTATAATTGATTTTGTCCTTGGTGGCAAACCCAATGGTGTTTTTGTTTTAGATTCAAGCAATTCAATTATTAAAAAACACAATTTTTTATCAAAATCTAGTAAAATTCTATAGCTAGAATAAAGCTTAAACTAACAAGGAGAACAATGAAACTCAAAAATAAAATGAAGCGACCGTCATATCCTCTATTGATTACAATAGTAATTGTAGTTGCATTGATTGCATACTTATTGTACCAATATTTAGCTCCTCGCTTTGAAGTAAAACCTTTATCTTATTTTGAAGAACGACTTATTGCCAACGCTAAAAGCTCTGATGACAATAACTTTTTTTGATTTGTAGGTTTTGATTCTTCAAACTTTCGAATTAATGTTATCGAAGACCAAGGTGGAGTAATTCACAACTATGCAGTTGTTGCATATCCATCATACATTAGTAAACTTCAAGGTGTTTCATCCTTGCCACTTAGTCAAGATGTTTTAAGCCAATTAGGTGGCCAAAAAATTAATAGTTATTTAGAATTACTTCAGCTTGCACAAAAACCAGGTGGTGTTTCATTACTTAGTCTTTTAACTTCACAAGACCAATCATCACTTAAATACTTGAGAGATTTAAGAAATGGTTTTGCACTAGCAAAAATTAATCCTGATTTGCTCAAATTTAAACCAGAATTTATCAACTACCCACCTCGAACACCTAGTTTTTTTGATAGTTACATCTTTCCATTAATACCTTCATTAATTTTTGTTGGTCTTTTGTTATGAGGAAGTTTGAAAATTGCTCAAAAAACAGGTAGTGGTGGCAATTTTTTCAACCCAGGTAAAAACCAAGCAATTCGTATTAATAAATCAAACAAAAAATTTTCTGATATTGCAGGTAATGCTGAAGTTAAAGAAGAAATTGTTGAGTTTATTGATTATTTAAAAAATCCTGCAAAATATGCAGCAGCTGGAGCAAAAATTCCAAAAGGAATTTTACTTGGCGGGCCTCCAGGAACTGGAAAAACATTACTTGCAAAAGCAACAGCTGGAGAAGCTGGTGTACCATTTTTCTTCATTTCAGCTTCTAACTTTGTTGAATTATATGTTGGGGTTGGAGCAAAAAGGGTTCGCGAATTGTTCAAAGATGCACGGGCAGCTGCACCTGCGATTATTTTTATTGATGAGTTAGATGCAATTGGTCGTTCCCGTGGCTCAGGAATCGGTGGCGGAAATGATGAACGTGAACAAACTCTTAATCAAATGCTTGTTGAAATGGATGGAATGGTTGAAAATTCAGGTTTATTAGTAATTGCTGCAACCAACCGTAGTGATGTTTTAGATCCAGCTTTACAACGTCCAGGTCGTTTTGATCGTTCAATCACAGTTAATTTACCAGATGTCAAAGAACGTGAAGAAATTTTAAGATTACATGCTAAAGGTAAAAGAATTTCTAAAACTGTTACTCTTGAAAACGTTGCTCGTAGAACTCCTGGATTTTCAGGAGCTCAACTTGAAAACATCATTAATGAAGCAACACTACTTTCAGTTCGTGAGCAAACTGAAGTTATTACTAGCCAACAAATTGATGAAGCTATTGATCGTGTAATTGGTGGTCCTGCAAAGAAAAATCGGGTAATCACTGAAAAAGAAAGAATTATGGTAGCTTATCATGAAGCTGGTCATGCTGTTGTTGGTATTCGTTTAGGTTCATCTGTTAAAGTTCAAAAAATCACTATTGTACCTCGTGGACAAACTGGTGGATACAACTTGATGATTCCAGAAGAAGAAAAATACAACTCATCTAAAACAGAATTGCTCACTTCTATTGCTACTTTTATGGGTGGTCGTGCTGCTGAAGAAGTAATTTATGGTCCTGAAGAAATTTCAACAGGAGCAGCCAATGATATT
It encodes the following:
- the ftsH gene encoding ATP-dependent zinc metalloprotease FtsH, with protein sequence MKLKNKMKRPSYPLLITIVIVVALIAYLLYQYLAPRFEVKPLSYFEERLIANAKSSDDNNFFWFVGFDSSNFRINVIEDQGGVIHNYAVVAYPSYISKLQGVSSLPLSQDVLSQLGGQKINSYLELLQLAQKPGGVSLLSLLTSQDQSSLKYLRDLRNGFALAKINPDLLKFKPEFINYPPRTPSFFDSYIFPLIPSLIFVGLLLWGSLKIAQKTGSGGNFFNPGKNQAIRINKSNKKFSDIAGNAEVKEEIVEFIDYLKNPAKYAAAGAKIPKGILLGGPPGTGKTLLAKATAGEAGVPFFFISASNFVELYVGVGAKRVRELFKDARAAAPAIIFIDELDAIGRSRGSGIGGGNDEREQTLNQMLVEMDGMVENSGLLVIAATNRSDVLDPALQRPGRFDRSITVNLPDVKEREEILRLHAKGKRISKTVTLENVARRTPGFSGAQLENIINEATLLSVREQTEVITSQQIDEAIDRVIGGPAKKNRVITEKERIMVAYHEAGHAVVGIRLGSSVKVQKITIVPRGQTGGYNLMIPEEEKYNSSKTELLTSIATFMGGRAAEEVIYGPEEISTGAANDIDKATKIARRMVTEFGMSSLGPIQYEQDTSSPFLGRDYMKNASFSSKVGHEIDIEVRKFISDAYDKAREVIKQNLKLLELIKDTLLEKETIVYEEIQQLATTLEPLPKIEQASLERTNAKDVLNELMGDQILEDDANEKNPNELESSHFDDN
- the tilS gene encoding tRNA lysidine(34) synthetase TilS is translated as MLIKTKPKYLIAVSGGPDSIFLLNLYKNKNIVVAFVNYNIRQQAIQEQNYVLEFCKENQIPCEILSINIDKSKGNFQDLARKSRYEFFAKVYKKYKCNYLLTGHHKDDFIETVMLQKNKHKIVNYWGIARKSQNFGMQIYRPLIYKKFKNQIVKFLQKNNIKFFEDQSNFEPIYERNKIRADFAKKSIFYKQFFLWKYQFLNLFKTTRLLWWNFQLNRWEKNNYKCGFLNKIKQKKTLIYFFIQKNFENVNLTENKIQSIIDFVLGGKPNGVFVLDSSNSIIKKHNFLSKSSKIL